The Fimbriimonas ginsengisoli Gsoil 348 genome window below encodes:
- a CDS encoding GH116 family glycosyl hydrolase, translating to MADQLIPRRDFIKLTGAAVAGISLPRRPGQKTPDEFARLVPTDKKLDPKWVASLTAPGKREFYRGDELKFIGMPVGGICAGQVYLGGDGRLWLWDIFNQLKFGVVDKSVVFRGEKLSAGGGANYIEPPLQVHPFAQGFSLQAETAETKTVRPLDSSGWSDIAFSGEYPIGLVQYRDPESPVSVDLEAFSPFIPLDEDDSGLPAVVMRYTVRNLTAEPVKVRIAGWMTNPVGLHTVGLGEARYENESKKGKSHTRIDFSLKPEPLTEHIRPPIVFDDFESDTYAQWTVSGTAFGPAPYERSKLAGYQGDVGGTGRFVVNSHNVRNGESVAAGDAHTGRMVSHEFTIQRRYIEFWIGGGNHPGKTCINLHIEGDRVQSVTGHDSNQMRRAHFDVGNFEGRKATLEIVDEESGAWGNIGIDDIRFVDSVSAVPLEGRPDVGEMSLALLGNPKGHRHIHGPSADEIPYLAFANPHELGHPRQTQDGRTTSAANTGLSLAPGASETFTFLVAWRFPNLELPKLGKVGHHYAARFANVGQVVQHIANNLPGLYGKTKLWHETWYDSTVPRWLLDRTMATTSTLATMTCVRFANGRFYGWEGIGCCEGTCGHVWQYAQAMGRLFPKLERTVREMVDFGVAFHPETGIVEFRGEYGNGYAADAQAGYVLRAYREHQVSRDSAFLHRVYSRAKKALEYLISQDPDEDGILVGRQHNTLDVDLYGPSSWLSSLYLAALRAGEEMAKETGDKPFAARCRKIFLVGQKRFVPVMWNGDYFVQRADPAYPDALRYDDGCEVDQVMGQWWAWQLGLGCIIEGDRTKRALRALYRNNFLPDVGPYRDKFTPGRWYAMPGEGGLVICTFPRGDRERILGNRPTWASMYFNECMTGFEYEAAGHMISEGLVREGLAVIRTVHDRYSPSRRNPYNEVECSDHYARCMAVYGAYLAVCGFEYHGPKGHIGFAPRVTPEHFRAAFTGAEGWGTYEQRIGKSFEASFHVKHGELRLRTISFDVPMAIPTSNVRVTGKHVTATAARVGRRVTVTFSQEVVITEGETVRLGL from the coding sequence ATGGCGGACCAGCTAATTCCCCGACGTGACTTTATCAAGCTGACCGGGGCGGCGGTTGCCGGCATATCGCTTCCCCGGAGGCCGGGGCAGAAGACGCCCGATGAGTTCGCGCGGCTTGTTCCTACCGACAAGAAGCTCGATCCGAAGTGGGTCGCCTCCCTCACCGCGCCCGGCAAGCGGGAGTTTTACCGAGGGGACGAGCTTAAGTTTATCGGGATGCCGGTAGGGGGAATTTGTGCCGGGCAGGTGTATCTCGGCGGTGACGGCCGCCTCTGGCTCTGGGACATCTTCAACCAGCTCAAGTTCGGGGTCGTGGACAAGAGCGTCGTTTTCCGAGGGGAAAAACTGAGCGCGGGGGGCGGGGCGAACTATATCGAGCCACCTCTTCAGGTGCACCCGTTCGCACAAGGGTTCTCTCTTCAAGCCGAAACCGCGGAGACGAAAACGGTACGCCCGCTGGACAGTTCCGGCTGGTCCGATATCGCGTTCTCGGGCGAGTATCCGATCGGGCTCGTGCAGTATCGCGATCCGGAGTCGCCGGTTTCCGTCGATCTAGAGGCGTTTTCGCCTTTCATCCCGCTAGACGAGGACGACTCCGGACTCCCGGCGGTAGTGATGCGCTACACGGTGAGAAACCTTACCGCGGAGCCGGTCAAGGTCCGGATCGCGGGTTGGATGACCAATCCGGTCGGCTTGCACACTGTTGGTCTCGGCGAGGCGAGATATGAGAACGAATCCAAAAAAGGGAAGAGCCACACCAGGATCGACTTTTCTCTCAAACCGGAGCCTCTGACCGAGCATATTCGTCCGCCTATCGTTTTCGACGATTTCGAATCCGACACGTACGCTCAGTGGACCGTCAGTGGGACCGCTTTCGGACCGGCTCCCTACGAGAGGTCGAAGTTGGCAGGCTACCAGGGCGATGTGGGCGGCACTGGCCGCTTCGTGGTGAATAGCCATAACGTTCGGAATGGTGAAAGCGTGGCGGCAGGCGATGCTCACACCGGCCGGATGGTCAGCCACGAGTTCACCATCCAGCGGCGGTACATCGAGTTCTGGATCGGCGGCGGAAACCATCCCGGTAAGACCTGCATCAATCTCCACATCGAGGGGGATCGCGTTCAAAGCGTGACGGGACATGACAGTAACCAGATGCGCCGAGCGCACTTCGACGTGGGCAATTTCGAGGGGAGAAAGGCGACTCTCGAGATCGTCGACGAGGAGAGCGGAGCCTGGGGGAATATCGGAATCGACGACATCCGATTCGTCGATTCTGTGAGCGCGGTTCCTCTGGAGGGCCGGCCCGACGTGGGTGAAATGAGTCTCGCACTCCTCGGCAACCCGAAAGGTCACCGACACATTCACGGCCCTTCCGCCGATGAGATCCCCTACCTCGCCTTTGCGAATCCACATGAGCTGGGGCACCCACGCCAGACCCAAGATGGTCGTACCACCAGCGCGGCAAACACCGGCCTTTCCCTCGCGCCCGGCGCCAGCGAGACCTTCACCTTTTTGGTCGCCTGGCGGTTTCCGAACCTTGAATTACCGAAACTTGGCAAGGTCGGTCATCACTATGCCGCGCGCTTCGCAAACGTGGGGCAGGTCGTTCAACACATCGCAAATAACCTGCCGGGTCTCTATGGCAAGACGAAGCTTTGGCACGAGACCTGGTACGACTCGACGGTTCCGCGATGGCTGCTCGACCGCACGATGGCGACGACGAGCACGTTGGCCACGATGACCTGCGTCCGATTCGCGAACGGGCGGTTCTACGGTTGGGAAGGGATCGGATGCTGTGAAGGGACCTGCGGCCATGTATGGCAGTACGCCCAGGCGATGGGGCGGCTCTTTCCCAAGTTGGAAAGGACGGTCCGGGAGATGGTCGACTTCGGCGTGGCGTTCCACCCGGAGACGGGGATCGTCGAGTTTCGGGGCGAGTACGGCAATGGCTATGCTGCCGACGCGCAGGCGGGCTACGTCCTTCGCGCCTATCGCGAGCACCAAGTGAGCCGGGATTCGGCCTTTCTTCATCGGGTCTATTCGCGGGCGAAGAAGGCGCTGGAATATCTCATCTCGCAAGATCCTGATGAGGATGGAATTCTCGTCGGCCGACAGCACAACACGTTGGACGTCGACCTATACGGCCCTTCCTCATGGCTTTCATCCCTCTACCTGGCGGCCCTACGGGCGGGAGAAGAGATGGCGAAGGAGACGGGAGATAAACCGTTCGCCGCCCGTTGCCGCAAGATCTTTTTGGTCGGTCAGAAGCGGTTTGTCCCCGTGATGTGGAACGGCGACTACTTTGTCCAGCGGGCCGATCCGGCTTATCCGGATGCGCTTCGATACGACGACGGGTGCGAGGTCGACCAAGTGATGGGGCAGTGGTGGGCGTGGCAACTCGGTCTCGGGTGCATCATCGAGGGAGACCGCACTAAACGAGCGCTACGCGCCCTCTACCGGAACAACTTCCTGCCCGACGTCGGACCCTATCGCGACAAGTTCACCCCCGGTCGGTGGTACGCCATGCCGGGCGAGGGCGGGCTTGTGATCTGTACGTTTCCCCGAGGCGATCGAGAACGAATTCTTGGCAACCGTCCGACCTGGGCGTCGATGTACTTCAACGAGTGCATGACCGGCTTCGAGTACGAAGCGGCCGGTCACATGATCTCCGAGGGCTTGGTGCGGGAAGGGCTGGCCGTGATCCGAACCGTCCACGACCGATACAGCCCGAGCCGCCGAAACCCTTACAACGAGGTCGAATGCAGCGACCACTACGCCCGCTGCATGGCGGTCTACGGGGCGTATCTGGCGGTTTGTGGCTTCGAGTACCACGGCCCGAAGGGTCACATCGGATTCGCCCCCCGGGTGACGCC